In one Bacillota bacterium genomic region, the following are encoded:
- a CDS encoding DUF2905 domain-containing protein — MPGQTPFEGFGRVMIIIGVVTTLAGAGFLLGGRHLGLGRLPGDILIRRGNFTFYFPVVTMLLLSTVLTILLNLVFRRR; from the coding sequence ATGCCGGGTCAAACCCCGTTTGAAGGCTTCGGGCGGGTCATGATCATCATCGGGGTCGTCACCACCCTGGCCGGCGCCGGTTTCCTCCTCGGCGGCCGGCACCTGGGCCTGGGGCGCCTGCCGGGCGACATCCTGATCCGCCGGGGCAATTTCACCTTCTACTTCCCGGTGGTCACCATGCTCCTCTTGTCGACCGTCCTGACTATCCTGCTCAACCTGGTCTTTCGGCGGCGGTGA
- the sigI gene encoding RNA polymerase sigma factor SigI encodes MGFLFGQKEKPIKPQAKPEFLVDEAKHGNAQAREDLIRGFTPFALRVAARVCGRYIRLGADDEASIALGAFNEAIDAFDGTRGISFLAFSETVIKRRLVDHYRKESGRREIPLTSLEEEDEEGNVLNPIERDQAIRAHSENQEAEERREEVLRYGEILEEYGISLVELAEVCPRHEDARQNAKEAARVVAGNPEYLAYLRLRRELPLKNLAEEVRVSRKTLERQRKYIIALALILSEDLPYMKEYVRW; translated from the coding sequence GTGGGTTTTCTTTTCGGACAGAAAGAAAAACCCATCAAACCTCAGGCAAAACCGGAATTCCTGGTCGATGAGGCCAAGCATGGAAACGCACAGGCCCGCGAGGACCTGATCCGCGGGTTCACCCCGTTCGCCCTGCGAGTTGCGGCCCGGGTTTGTGGTCGCTACATCCGCCTTGGCGCGGACGACGAGGCAAGCATCGCCCTGGGGGCCTTCAACGAGGCCATCGATGCTTTCGATGGGACGCGTGGGATATCGTTCCTGGCCTTCTCCGAGACAGTCATCAAACGGCGGTTGGTTGATCACTACCGCAAGGAGTCGGGCCGGCGCGAGATTCCCCTGACCAGCCTGGAGGAAGAGGACGAGGAAGGCAATGTCCTCAACCCCATCGAGCGGGATCAGGCCATTCGGGCTCATTCGGAGAACCAGGAGGCCGAGGAACGCCGGGAGGAAGTCTTGCGCTACGGAGAGATCCTCGAGGAGTACGGGATTTCCCTTGTTGAGCTGGCCGAGGTGTGCCCTCGCCACGAGGACGCCCGCCAGAACGCGAAGGAGGCGGCGCGGGTCGTCGCCGGAAACCCCGAATACCTTGCTTACCTGCGCCTAAGGCGTGAGTTGCCCTTGAAGAACCTGGCCGAGGAGGTCCGGGTCAGCCGCAAGACCCTGGAGCGACAGCGCAAGTACATCATCGCCCTGGCCCTGATCCTGTCGGAAGACCTGCCATACATGAAGGAGTACGTTCGCTGGTGA
- a CDS encoding SpoIID/LytB domain-containing protein: MIRPPSRLRFAGLIALSLILILVSLGPSAWAQTGNEPTTPPPGPGTTPVGQPVGSNPTIRVGLVVDRPSVKLSCTGPFQVVNLATGQVVAALPLGEVEFTVTGGVIRAGAFGSFAGPVQVAPVPQIPPGSPAGTAPQPVAFMRLDDGPSYRGEFRISLSAKGLTAVDQLPLEDYLRGVVPREMPASWAPEALKAQAVAARSYALYQMSSGGSSDQAFDLLATVDSQVFGGIDGEDPRTDAAVQATAGQVITYNGWVADALFHASSGGHTENAEIVFSAATPYLRGVPDFDQSYQYYDWTAEIPLGDLEKKVNEGGYAKGRLYAAAPAGTRGVSGRYTSVRLTGSFGTAEMKANDFRRILNLRSTLYTLVNQLEHWEDTPSPLTEGGELVVVGAGGVTVKAPTGSLAVLGADGKQAKLAAGVVINRRLVPAGVRVDGRGYGHGLGMSQAGAQALAAQKGYNYQRILQYYYQGVKVEVR; this comes from the coding sequence TTGATCAGACCGCCTTCTCGCCTGAGGTTCGCCGGCCTCATCGCCTTGTCCCTGATCCTCATCCTGGTCAGCCTCGGCCCGAGCGCCTGGGCTCAGACCGGCAACGAGCCGACGACCCCGCCGCCCGGGCCGGGGACCACACCCGTCGGCCAACCGGTCGGGTCCAACCCCACCATCCGGGTCGGCCTGGTCGTTGACCGCCCCTCGGTCAAGCTCAGCTGCACCGGGCCTTTCCAGGTCGTCAACCTAGCCACGGGGCAGGTCGTTGCGGCCCTGCCTTTGGGGGAGGTCGAGTTCACGGTGACCGGCGGGGTGATTCGCGCCGGCGCTTTCGGCTCATTCGCCGGTCCCGTCCAGGTCGCCCCGGTGCCTCAGATCCCGCCTGGCTCTCCGGCCGGGACGGCCCCCCAGCCGGTGGCCTTCATGCGGCTCGACGACGGCCCGTCGTATCGCGGCGAGTTCCGGATCAGCCTCAGCGCCAAGGGGCTGACGGCCGTCGATCAACTGCCCCTGGAGGATTACCTTCGCGGGGTCGTCCCCCGGGAGATGCCGGCCAGTTGGGCCCCGGAAGCGCTGAAAGCCCAGGCCGTGGCGGCCCGCAGTTACGCCCTTTACCAGATGTCCTCGGGCGGTTCTTCGGACCAGGCCTTCGATCTCCTGGCCACGGTCGACTCCCAGGTCTTCGGGGGGATCGACGGGGAGGACCCGCGGACCGACGCCGCCGTCCAAGCCACTGCCGGCCAGGTCATCACCTACAACGGGTGGGTCGCCGACGCCCTCTTCCATGCCTCCTCCGGCGGGCATACCGAGAACGCGGAGATCGTCTTCAGCGCCGCCACCCCTTACCTCCGTGGGGTGCCCGATTTCGACCAGAGCTACCAGTACTATGATTGGACCGCCGAGATCCCCCTCGGTGACCTGGAGAAGAAGGTCAACGAAGGTGGCTATGCCAAAGGCCGACTGTACGCGGCGGCCCCCGCCGGCACCCGCGGCGTCTCTGGCCGTTATACCTCGGTCCGGCTGACCGGCAGCTTTGGCACGGCCGAGATGAAGGCCAACGACTTCCGCCGGATCCTCAACCTCCGGAGCACTCTCTACACCCTGGTCAACCAGTTAGAACACTGGGAGGATACCCCGTCACCACTGACCGAGGGGGGCGAGTTGGTCGTCGTCGGGGCCGGGGGGGTGACCGTCAAGGCGCCTACCGGCAGCCTGGCCGTCCTCGGGGCGGACGGGAAGCAGGCCAAGTTGGCGGCCGGCGTGGTCATCAACCGGCGACTGGTGCCGGCCGGCGTCCGGGTGGACGGGCGCGGATATGGCCACGGGCTCGGGATGTCGCAAGCCGGCGCCCAAGCCCTGGCGGCCCAGAAAGGGTATAATTACCAGCGGATTCTCCAATATTACTACCAGGGCGTGAAGGTGGAGGTCAGATAG
- a CDS encoding epoxyqueuosine reductase QueH → MPVLLHVCCGPCATYPHQALKDEGHEVAGYFFNPNIHPYSEYQRRLATLWQYAGQSGLRLLPPGDYDLAGYLKAAVENPAKPARCRACYRYRLDRAAAEAAAGGFNAFTTTLLVSPHQDHAVIREEGERAGERYGVRFLYQDFRPGWREGRRLAVEHGLYRQNYCGCVFSEKERCLGG, encoded by the coding sequence TTGCCCGTCTTGCTGCACGTTTGCTGCGGGCCATGCGCGACATACCCGCACCAGGCCCTCAAGGACGAGGGGCATGAGGTTGCCGGCTACTTCTTCAACCCCAACATCCACCCCTATTCAGAGTACCAGCGCCGCCTGGCGACCCTTTGGCAGTATGCCGGCCAGAGCGGCCTTCGTTTGCTTCCCCCCGGCGACTATGACCTGGCCGGATACCTGAAGGCGGCGGTCGAGAATCCAGCCAAACCGGCCCGCTGCCGGGCCTGCTATCGCTATCGCCTGGACCGGGCGGCGGCCGAGGCCGCCGCCGGCGGGTTCAATGCCTTTACCACCACCCTCCTGGTCAGCCCGCATCAGGACCACGCGGTCATCCGGGAGGAAGGAGAGCGGGCCGGTGAGCGATACGGGGTTCGCTTCCTTTATCAGGACTTCCGACCGGGCTGGCGGGAAGGCCGGCGGCTGGCGGTCGAGCACGGGCTGTACCGTCAGAACTACTGTGGCTGCGTCTTCAGCGAGAAGGAACGCTGTCTGGGGGGATAG
- a CDS encoding anti-sigma factor domain-containing protein, with product MTADRGVVLEVAGRKAVLLTPGGRFVRVRVPEAGWSVGQEVTFGEAEVTVSGAVREQERPRMGLGAVPARRPAFAWTRLRLVAAAAVLALVLMAPGAFIYANRPLPALAYVSVDINPGMDLGVDARGGVVSAAPTNDDGAAVLAQTSVVRMRLDEALKKLAEAAIKAGFMTDQNNLVIVAAVPVKPGAALPQSFNKALEEAAAGAESFLSQKELGVVVQTIVTDEATRELAKEQGLSVGKYAIYLVASDAGLPLKVYDLEKGVGRAIREAGGQVGEIVGRAHTEKDFNKLSEKYKGKLEKEKKERDSERAETGGQGSGGQGSGGQNGAGVMSTEGQGKDSKPGDDVQQAGDKGAGTKDDTGKDGNGGNDREKPGGQGSDDKGTGTASPGDSSRAGPGTGSGQLEPGQGAALTASPGSIAENSRPNEPKGSFGSSILEKGWDGGRPAQSDSGDKGKGHKHEVKMH from the coding sequence GTGACCGCCGATCGAGGGGTCGTCCTGGAGGTAGCCGGGAGGAAGGCCGTTCTGCTGACGCCGGGGGGCCGGTTCGTCAGGGTTCGGGTTCCGGAGGCGGGATGGTCCGTAGGGCAAGAGGTGACCTTCGGCGAGGCCGAGGTGACGGTGTCCGGCGCTGTCCGTGAGCAGGAGAGGCCCAGGATGGGCCTTGGGGCGGTCCCCGCGCGTCGGCCGGCCTTCGCCTGGACCCGCCTCCGCCTGGTCGCCGCGGCCGCCGTGCTGGCTCTGGTCCTGATGGCTCCCGGCGCCTTCATCTATGCTAATCGGCCCTTGCCGGCCCTGGCCTACGTCAGCGTCGACATCAATCCCGGGATGGACCTTGGCGTAGACGCGCGCGGCGGGGTGGTATCGGCCGCGCCGACCAACGACGACGGAGCCGCCGTCCTGGCCCAGACCAGCGTGGTCCGGATGAGACTCGACGAAGCCCTTAAGAAGCTGGCCGAGGCGGCCATCAAGGCCGGCTTCATGACCGATCAGAACAACCTGGTCATCGTGGCCGCGGTGCCGGTCAAGCCCGGAGCGGCGTTGCCCCAGTCCTTCAACAAGGCGCTCGAAGAGGCTGCGGCCGGCGCCGAGTCCTTCCTGAGCCAGAAGGAACTGGGCGTGGTGGTCCAGACGATCGTCACCGACGAAGCCACCCGCGAATTGGCCAAGGAACAAGGTCTGTCCGTCGGTAAGTACGCCATCTACCTCGTCGCATCCGACGCCGGGCTGCCCCTGAAGGTTTACGACCTGGAGAAGGGCGTCGGCCGGGCGATCCGGGAAGCGGGCGGCCAGGTCGGCGAGATCGTCGGGAGGGCTCACACCGAAAAAGACTTCAACAAACTGTCGGAGAAGTACAAGGGCAAATTGGAGAAGGAGAAGAAGGAGCGGGACAGCGAGCGGGCGGAGACGGGCGGCCAGGGTTCCGGCGGCCAGGGCTCCGGCGGCCAGAACGGGGCCGGCGTGATGAGCACGGAGGGCCAGGGCAAGGACTCCAAGCCCGGCGACGACGTCCAACAAGCTGGCGATAAGGGCGCCGGCACCAAGGACGACACGGGCAAAGATGGCAACGGTGGCAACGACCGGGAAAAACCGGGCGGACAGGGGTCGGACGACAAGGGCACCGGCACCGCCAGTCCGGGGGACTCGAGCCGAGCGGGGCCCGGAACCGGCTCCGGTCAGCTCGAACCAGGCCAGGGGGCGGCCCTGACCGCTTCGCCCGGCAGCATCGCTGAGAACTCGAGGCCAAATGAGCCCAAGGGCTCCTTTGGCTCTTCAATTTTGGAGAAGGGCTGGGACGGCGGGAGGCCGGCCCAATCCGATTCCGGGGACAAGGGCAAAGGGCACAAGCACGAGGTCAAAATGCACTAG